In the Roseofilum casamattae BLCC-M143 genome, GCTCTCGTTCTCCAGTGGGACTCGGCGAACCCCGTTGCCTTCTTCGGCGGGTTTAACAACGACCCTCTCAGCATTATCTTTCGGGGAACCATCGCCGTTTCTGCGGCCCTGACTATTTTAATGTCAATTACCTACGTTCGGGAAACGGGAACGGCATTAGGAGAATTTATCGCCATCCTGCTTACCGCAACCATTGGCGGGATGTTTCTCTCCGGTGCTGACGAGTTGGTCACCATCTTTATCTCTTTAGAAACCCTGAGTATCTCCTCTTATCTGCTCACGGGATACATGAAACGAGACCCGCGCTCCAATGAAGCCGCGCTGAAATACTTGTTAATTGGTGCATCTAGCTCGGCCGTATTCCTCTATGGCAGTTCCTTACTCTACGGACTTTCGGGAGGACAAACCCAACTGCAAGCGATCGCAGATAACTTATCGACCAATGCAGGAGCGCCGGGAATTGGTTTGGCGATCGCCTTAGTCTTTATTATTGCCGGTATCGCCTTCAAAATCTCCGCCGTTCCCTTCCACCAGTGGACCCCAGACGTTTACGAAGGCTCTCCTACCCCCGTCGTGGCCTTTCTCTCCGTTGGCTCGAAAGCGGCTGGATTTGCCCTCGCTATCCGTCTTCTGGTCACGGCCTTCCCCTCCGTCACCGAGCAATGGCATTTCGTCTTCACCGCTCTGGCGATTCTCAGCTTAGTCCTCGGAAACGTCGTGGCTCTGGCGCAAACCAGCATGAAACGGCTGCTGGCCTACTCTTCCATCGCCCAAGCTGGGTTCGTGCTCATTGGTTTAATTGCCGGAACCGAAGCCGGATATTCCAGCACCATTTTCTATTTGCTGGTCTATTTATTCATGAACCTGGGCGGTTTTACCTGCGTTATTCTCTTTTCCCTGCGCACCGGAACCGACCAAATTAGCGAATATGCCGGTCTCTACCAAAAAGATCCCTTACTCACCTTGGGATTAAGCCTGAGTTTGCTCTCTCTCGGAGGTATTCCTCCCCTGGTTGGCTTCTTCGGCAAAATTTATTTATTCTGGGCCGGTTGGCAAGCCGGTCTGTATCTCCTCGTCCTGTTAGGATTGGTGACTAGCGTCATCTCGATTTACTATTACATCCGCGTCGTGAAAATGATGGTGGTGAAAGAACCCCATGAAATGTCTGACTCGGTGAAAAACTATCCGGCGATTACTTGGAATATACCGGGAATGCGCCCCCTGCAAGTGGGTTTAATTCTCTCCGTTTTGGTCACGGCTCTGGGCGGAATTTTCTCCAATCCTTTGTTCTCCTTGGCGAATAATGCGGTGCTCGGTACTCCTCTGCTGCAAGAAGCCACAGCACCAACTGTAGAAGTGGTTGCCCAATCTCTCGATGAATCTCAGTCCTGAATAATACCAAATCCAGTAGAGACAAGGCATGCCTTGTCTCTACCCATGCCTTGTCTCTACGGCAGACCCCGAAAACATCCTCAATACAACGAATTTGGTATAAAAAATCACTTTAGAAACCGGGTTTGGGTTTGCTCCCCATAACCCGGTTTCACTGTTTCTGGTTATGTTGCATTGCGATCGCAACACTACAACCCACATTCCGCGCGACAAAATGTAGTATAAGAACTCGAGGAAAAGCATTGAGTATTTAAGCTTACTGAAAAAAGTC is a window encoding:
- a CDS encoding NAD(P)H-quinone oxidoreductase subunit N codes for the protein MDVTNLAAQLNAGAILPEGIVILTLLAVLITDLIGGRKASNWTPYLAIAGLAAAIGALVLQWDSANPVAFFGGFNNDPLSIIFRGTIAVSAALTILMSITYVRETGTALGEFIAILLTATIGGMFLSGADELVTIFISLETLSISSYLLTGYMKRDPRSNEAALKYLLIGASSSAVFLYGSSLLYGLSGGQTQLQAIADNLSTNAGAPGIGLAIALVFIIAGIAFKISAVPFHQWTPDVYEGSPTPVVAFLSVGSKAAGFALAIRLLVTAFPSVTEQWHFVFTALAILSLVLGNVVALAQTSMKRLLAYSSIAQAGFVLIGLIAGTEAGYSSTIFYLLVYLFMNLGGFTCVILFSLRTGTDQISEYAGLYQKDPLLTLGLSLSLLSLGGIPPLVGFFGKIYLFWAGWQAGLYLLVLLGLVTSVISIYYYIRVVKMMVVKEPHEMSDSVKNYPAITWNIPGMRPLQVGLILSVLVTALGGIFSNPLFSLANNAVLGTPLLQEATAPTVEVVAQSLDESQS